GGAGCTTTATTCCAATTTTGCTATTTAATTTTGCACTGCAAAGGTAAGACATTTTGTTGGAATCGACGATATCGACAGGCACTTTTTTTCCCCCCGACAAGGCCGAAGCACAATAAAACGCCTTTTTCTACGTTTTCTCTACATCAAGACAGCGCCTAACAAGGGTCAAGATGCTGCCAAGACAAACCTATCACAACATGAAAACTAAGACTACATTTCTCTTCCTCTGCATGCTCCTCACCGTGGCATGCACACGCAAGTCGTGCCCTACCGAGGTCATCGATTTCGCCGACTCTACCGACTACTGCGTCACTACCCTATCCATGGAACTCCCTACGGGTTCCTCTGCCGTCGACTCCGCCATCTGCGAGACTCTGCTCGCACAACTCGACCTCGAGACACGCGGTGCCGGTCCACAGCCTCTCTTCGACGCCTACAAGGGCGACAGAGGCGACCACCAGGCTTGTGTGCACTACTACGCTCAGCAACTCACGGATGCACTCAACGCCATCGCCGAAGCCGATGAGTCGTACTATCCCTGGGAGTGCCGCATAAAGGTCTCCAAGGTCAGTCAGACCAACCGCTATGTCGTTTTCCGAAGCGAGAACTACTTCTATCTCGGCGGTGCCCACGGTGGCATCACCGGTGCGGGTCCGATGACCTTCAGCCTCCAGACAGGCGAGCAGATCGCGCCGTTCTTCACCCCCGATGCCCAGGCTGCCTTGCAAGGGGAA
This genomic stretch from Fibrobacter sp. harbors:
- a CDS encoding DUF3298 and DUF4163 domain-containing protein, which gives rise to MKTKTTFLFLCMLLTVACTRKSCPTEVIDFADSTDYCVTTLSMELPTGSSAVDSAICETLLAQLDLETRGAGPQPLFDAYKGDRGDHQACVHYYAQQLTDALNAIAEADESYYPWECRIKVSKVSQTNRYVVFRSENYFYLGGAHGGITGAGPMTFSLQTGEQIAPFFTPDAQAALQGELRKGLLTYFHQFEPELTEAKMMERLFIEDGIIPLPKYEPEPTEEGLRLIYQQYEIAPYSEGMPQFVLPYDVAEPLLTPKAKEILTR